Sequence from the Megalops cyprinoides isolate fMegCyp1 chromosome 9, fMegCyp1.pri, whole genome shotgun sequence genome:
TTCTGATTTATACAGATGCAAGCAGTTTCTACAATAATGTGCATCTGGCCATTCGGAGCCATGGGTACGATGACATGGTGACACCTACCACATGCAAAATCCATGATGGCCCCGTCCTCACCTTCCAAATCACATAGGCTATCGCACAGCACTGCAGGATAAGAAACTATGTGATCAGCAGTGTTTGGTGGAGAGAGACACATGCAGGTACTCTGAATTATGCACCAGAACAGCTccattaatgaaatgaaagggtCATTTTTACTGGAACACTACACCACATACACATTTTCCCTTAATATGAGTTAACAAGCAAAATGCATTGTTGATGTCCATTACGGCTTCTTCACagatacatgtattttttggtAAATCTATCAAGATCTACTTACTATTCACAATTTACACAAAAGTTATAGTCTTTGTAGTTTTAATAAACAGTGGAacaacaaatatgaaacaattGCACTATATCTGATTGAAAACACATATTAAGCGTTTCCACAATTTAAATAACTTACGTTGAGATCGAGCTGCTGAACGTGCCATGCAAGCCATAGGCATCGGTGCACCAAGACACActgaaagggaagaaaacatACTAtcaaaacattgcattacattacatgcatttagcagatgctctcatccagaacgacttccagcacaacagaacataagtgtgtctgttcaagttgaatgagcaacagtgtcagcaaaactcacagaccagtgagtgtgagcacaacactatggaagccctaccataaattaacttgtgcaacctgactaggcaatggaagccagGTAtactagaacacagaatctaaaatacatcacaaccctaaacataaaataaacattagtcctagaggtagcaggtgttagggggcggaGATTGAGGTagaaccgagatgcagtctgaggaggcaggtcttcagtctgcaatgGAAGGTGGCCAGTGATTGAGGCCAGTTGTCCTGACCTCAGAGGGGAGTTTACTCCACCAatgagggaccagtacagataGACATGGTGGCTGAAAGCAAAGACCCCGTTGGGATGTGACAGTCAGTTGTCACGCAGATGCAGAGTGTAGTGATTTTAACAGAACATACGATTTGAAGACCAGCTGTAGGTATGAGTGGGCTGTCctattcactgtcctgtatgccagcaccaagggtttgaacttgatgcgagcaACAACaagaagccaatgaagtgaagtgagtaggggagtaacttgactacatttaggaAGATCATAGACAagtcgtgcagctgcattctggactAGCAGCGAGGGTTTGATtacacaggcaggaaggcaagcaaagcAGGAGTTATAGTAGTCCAGCTGTaagaggaccagggcctgaactaggagctgcatTGAATACATAACGAGGTAGGGGCAGATCCTTCGGCTGTCTTGATATGGGGAGGACCTGGATGGGATGAAAAGCTTCTCAGTCTTAGCCAAGTTAAActtttaagtggtggttcaccatccactgtgaaatgtctttcggcaagctgagatgcgtgcagaaacctgtgtgtcagaagggaggaaagacaggaagagcTGCATGTCCTCGTCGTAGAAGTGGTACGAGAAGCCATGGGAAAAGAGGACTGAGCCGagagattgcatgtaaagacagaaaaggagggGGCTGAGCACAGACCCTTGAGGGACACCTGTAGACAGGCTGTTGGGTCTAGACAACCCACTGTTCCAGGATACACTGAAAGAGAGCGTCCAGAGAAGTAGGATTCAACAGAGAGAAGAATGATGTCAGCAATCCCCATTGTGGCCAGGTAGAAAGAAGTAGTGGttggtccactgtgtcaaaGAAAGGAAGAGTCTTTGACACAGAAAGGTCTAGTGTAACCACCACTCTGGGTAGGTTCACATacaatcacaaaaaatacaaatatgcacatacacacatgcacaaacatattatatttatatatatatatatatatatatatatatacacacatattacGCACAGTTTTAATAAACAGTATATGAAACAATTGCACTATTTGGTTAATATGTGgtttaaatctgatttaaacCACTTATTATCTGTTTCCACAATTTAAATAACTTACTTTGAAGCTGAAAGGAGGAATTTGCCGAAAAAGCCATAGCTCTCGGAGCACCAACCATTGCTGAAGGGAAAGAAAGCATACTATCAAAACATGGTGTAATGACCACTCTGGGTAGAATCACACACAATcgcaaaacacaaacacacacacgtatacaaaTACATCCaccagtgtgtatatatgtgattgtgtatatacatatgtacatacacaaaaacacacatatatgtacacatacatgcacatatgcatactcacacatatatgcacatatacacacacacacacacattatatatcaCCAATTACCCATATtgcccctgtgaaaaagtaattgcccccttagttttgaaacaaagaaatcaacatAATTTTAGTTAATAATTAGATTCAggtgactgaacacagccaggcttGACCGCAGCTAGCCCTGAGTTTAACTGAACCTTACCATCAGAGAGTAGTAGTCACCACAAAGCTTCTACAGGCATACAATACCACGATCAAAGGAAATTCcaaaacagctgagaaaaagtTGTTGAGATAAAGGGTTTTGGAAAGGGTTTCAAAGCCATTTCTCAGGTTCTTGAACTCCACCAAATCACAGTGCAAGCCATTATCTCCAAATGGAGAAGACTTGGAGTAGTGGTGAATATTCCAAGAAGTGGCCAAAATTTCTCCATGGGTACAGTGGCACCTCATCTGGGAAATCCCAAAAGATCTTTGAAAGGTCATCAGCTTATCTGGCATCAGAGAAGGTCAGTGTTCATGCCTCAACAATAAGAAGGACACTGCGCAAAAATGGACTTCATGGAAGAGTAGCAAGGCGAAAACCACTGCTcaccaagaaaaacatcaaagctgATCTCACACTTGCTAAAAAACACTGGGATGATCCCCAAGAATTTTGGGATAATATTCTATGGACAGATGAGTCAAAAGTGGAACTCTTTGGAGGGTGCAAGTCTTTCTATGTCTGGCATAAAGTGAATACAGCCTTCCACTGTAAGAACAGTGAAAcgtggtggcagtgtgatggtatggggatgttttgctgccCCGGGACCTGGGTGACTCCCTATCATTGAAGGAAGCACGAATTATGCTATGTACCGAACAATTCTTAAACAGAATGTCTGaccatctgtgtgtgagctgagcTAAAGTGTAATTGGGTGATGCACCAagacaatgatccaaaacacagatgcaagtccacatctgaatggctaaaaagaagcaaaattaaaGCTTTGCAGTGGCCTAGTTAAAGTCCTGACTTGAATCCAATAGACATGATGTGACAGGACCTGAAAAAAGCAGTTCAAGCTTGAAGACCTACCAAtctgtcagagttaaagcagttctgcaaagaagagtgggcgaagattcctccacagagatgtgcaaGGCTCATATCAAATTATAGGAAGCGTTTAGCTGCAGTTAATGCTGCTAAGGGTGGTGCAACCAGATATTAGTTTGAAgggcatttactttttcacaggggtgatATGGGTGTATGTTAGCTATTTTCAAAGAAggatcaaaataaatattaaaatactgcattttgcatttactCAGGTTCCCTTTGTggattttcttttgaaaatctgaaaccagTCAGTGCTCCAAATAGGCAATAACATAGAATATCAAGAAAGGGGAAAATACCTTTTCACACCActgcatgtacatacatatactcagaaacacacatacacacacatgcacatatatgtgtatatatacacacacactgaccagtGGGTACATTTCTGCGCAACAGTGGCCCCTGCACAGACTGCCCACTGCCAGCATGCACGGCGATGAAGGCAGTCAAGACGCTGCTCACTCCTGATTGGACACTCAGATCGATTACTTTCTTCTTCAATGCCTCCACTTTCTCATTCttctgcccctcctcctcctgctcctcctcgcCTCTGAGGTCGCTCTCCAGGGTGCGGATGAGGGTCCGAGCCCCCAGACGGTGGATGGTCAGCCTGTGGAGATCAGACGGAGACAAGGAGATGAGAAAAACGCAGCACGTGGGCTGGTTCAATGTgagcagagaaacacactgcaCTACCATATTGTCACTACTCGTTCCTTATTCTGATGTTTACAGGCTACCAGCAAACCAACCTGcatttttgtgcgtgtgttcatgtgcatatatgtgcgTATTGGTGAGCATGAGCATATGCATATACACccgagtgtgtatgtgtgtatatgtgactgtatgtgcatgtgcatatgtgtatgtatgtgtgtgtacatatgtgtgtggtgagtcattgagtgtgtatgtgtgagtatgcgtgtgtgtgtgtgtgtatgtgtgtgagacagtgtgttactgtgagtgtgcgtacgtgtgtggcgcgcgcatgtgtgtgtgtgtacgtgtgtgctcGCAGGTGCATGTTACCCAGTGTCCTCCCCAGGCTTGAGACTGAAGCTGAGCTGGTTCTGCACTGGCTCCTCCCCTAGAGTGTACTGCACAGTGGCAGAACCCTCTGTTCCCCCTGAAGACTGATTCATCAAGAGAAGGCAGTTCAGGCATTCTGGCAGCAGATCAGCACTGCACTAAGCCAAACCATGGCCATCAGCATCCCACTCTCCCCTGTAATCTGCATACTTGGCCACCTGCACAACCTTGATCCCTCCCCCACCAGTTCAAACTGCTTATCACTGTTTTCTGGCAAAGACTAGAGCTGTTTCAAAAAACACCATTACCATATTCACTTCTGTAAATTGATTTCcctttttcattacaaatgagtTATCCCCCAGAGAAGAGGGGGAGCGGACTGAAACCTCAGGGACACCTCAAAGACACATGCTGAGGCAAGCGCAAAAAACAAGGGTACACGCAGGTCTACAGTAGGAAGACAGACAAAAAGTCACATACAGGCACGCAAAGGACACCTCGCCACTAGGAGCACACATTCGCCACGCAGACAGAAAGGTTCACCAACTGAATCCTAACCTGTCCAGTGAGCTGAGCATACAGCAGTGCCCTCTGACCCTGGAACAGCACGTtaaggggtggagagaggggaacgACGGACACACCCCCTGGAACATTCCACTTCACAGAGATGTCCTTCATTGCTGGCTGCAGGGCAAAGCGAAGCGACTGCATAACctgcaaaagagagagagaggcgcaTGGACAAAGTGTGCAACACAGGAGAGAGATGAACTGCAAGCAAACCTCAAAATGGAGTTGTAAGGAAAACCTCTCAACACTGTTAAACTTCCCATCTACCTAACTTCCAGACCTCCCTTCCTCTTACTTTGGGCTGCAGTCTGTCCGTTCCTGTGATGAACTGGGCGTGGCCAGAGCCCTCCTTGGCCATGCCCGTGATCAGAGCACTACTGGCTCCCTCTCCAATCCCGAACGTGAAACACCTGACAAAATAAGTAACATGCACAGGTCAGCCAACAATTAGGGGCTCGGCACACAGCGCACTGGTTGGCGGGGAAAGGTGATGTCAGCATTCTAGAAACAGTTGATCCTGCAGTGAACAGAACGTTCTGACTGTGAGTTCACCAAGCAGCCAAAGAGTAAGTGCTACAGTAACTGCAACTGTAATTTGAGCAGGAAAGCTAATCTCACCTGTGAGAGTGCATGTTGCGTTTCACCAAATTCAGAATCTCCTTGGTGTTCCAGACTTCTCCATCGGTGAAGACGAAGAGCTGGCAGAGGGAGACACTCAGTGTCACATGGAAATGCGGAGTCTtataccagtgtttctcaatcctactcccagagcccccctgtcctgcatatcttttatctatccttgctccaaacatgctcttgattaaatcaggtgtgctcagctaatcaaaagtgccatgatgagttcagtcaggtaggtagaacagggaaagatggaaaacgtgtggagcaggtgggccccaggagcaggattgagaatcagtgtcttataccagtgtttctcaaccctctcctggagtaccccctgccctgcatgttttagatctctccctgctccagcacagctgattcaaatgatcagtttgttattaagcagcttcaggagttcataacaagttgacCATTAGAAtaagctgtgttggagcagggagagatctaaaacatgcagggcagggggtactccaggagagggttgagaaacactgacttaTACTATGACCTGACACAAGGGGGCTCTGGAACACTAACTGGATGttaccagaggtggaaaaccccggcttcagaaagtataAGTCCCACtgtgtatttgttctagccattcactaaacaaggtgatttcgctaattagctcctctacctggctgaagagttgtgctaattaaattcagctggtttagtgcatgggtggaatcaaatacatggcaggacttactttctgaagccagggttttccacctctggatGTTACATTGCAAGTACCTTACATAAACTTCACATTAACCACAGAACTATAATTCTTGAATATGAaacaatgtatgtatataatatacaaaatTAGACAAATAagcatgaatatattttattactcTTATAAAATTAAAACCTATCATGTTCTAAAGAAGTTTCACTGTTTCCACCTTGTCCACTTTAGTCTTTACTAAGGATGTCTTCCTTATGATGAAGATCTCTTAACTGGCAATTTCACAACCGACCACACAATAACTAAACTACATGATAATTAGCCATGGGGACACTGAGAACTTCACAAAGGAGGGGTTGGGAGAATCAAAGTATGCATTAGGCACATTCTCAAACAGGGCCATAAGTATTTTTGTTATCTGGGAtgccccccccctttttctccaAATTTTCTCTCAATGCTCAATTGTGTCTTTAGACCACCCCTCTTGCTGTAACCCCTACTGCCAATGCGAGAGGTGGGACAAACATGGACCTTCctccaaaaaatgtaatgtcaacTTCCGCTTCTTTACACACTGCAGATCCCACACCAAGATTGCACAGACCTGAGTCAGAGGAGGACACTTCATTCACAGTGTTACACAGCGAACTGCAGGTGCTCAgtcgaccagcaggggtcattGACAAGCAAGGGAGGAGACTAAGACCCTGGCAAACCTACCCTTCCCTATATCCCTACATGGAATAAAgtcaatttgttccactgcaaTGGACTACTGGTcatcattggctgatgacacgACTGGGATGGAACCTGTGCTGTAGCCCTAAATTGAGCACTGGTGATAGCAAGCATTTGGACCACAAGTATTAAAGTGCAAACTGTAAAAGCTGGAAATGACTCATACTGCAGTTAAAACCAAGGGGGTCCACCATGACTGAAAAGTGCCAGGGGAAACCCTGGTCAGGTTTCAGCATGTCAGGTATGGTTTATGTGAGATGTTTTCCTTGGCCGACATGGAGTATCTGTCGGTCTGCACCTGTACAATGTGGGGAGGTGGCTTACCTGTCGGGGCTGATTTGGAAGGCAAGGCTGgttgtaaatgtgtttcaggGGCTCTAGGATCTCAGTACCCCCCAGGTCTGCTTGCATTGTCTTCACTTTCTCCAATGCCTTGTCCATAGTCTCCTGGCTGTACTCTACACTCTTTCTGTTAACATACAATGTAGAGACAGATAGGcaggcagtcagacagacacCACAACAGAGCTTACACAGGTTCTCTCACTGAGCCAATGTGAGAGATCCTCAGGGCATGTCAGAGGCAATTAGAGAGGTCCAAAGAGGATGTCAAAGCTAATAAGAAAGCACTGCAGAGTATGTCAGATCCAATGAGGGAGACCTGAACAGCATGTTAGAGCCTGATGTGCAGAGAATATCTGAGCCAAAGAGAGAGCTGAACAGCATGTCAGAACCACTAAGAGAGACCCACAGAGCATTTCAGAGCCAATGAGAGAGGTCTGCAGTAGAGCATGTCAGAGCCAATGAGACAGACCCACAGAGCAGTCAAAGCTAATTAGAGAGGACCACAGAGCATATCTGAGCCAATGGGAGAAATCAAAGAGCGTCCTCACGGGAAGTAAGATTCGTAGGTAGAGCCAAAGCCGTAGATGTTGAAGAAGCAGCCCATGGGCAGACTcttcagcagcaggaggagggtgTCCTGGAGAGAAGGGATTCGAAGGGGACATTATTGGGTTCCATTTCTTCGTACACAGTGTAAGGTTGTTCAGCTCAGGAGTTACTCTGGAGTTTACTCATTGTTTGTGAGGGATCAGTATTGGTGTAACACCCAGCCAAGTAAATTATGAAAGTTACAAAGTAACTGTGTTATTCAGCTGGGTAGCTGGAAAAGGGGAATATACATTCTCCTCAAATAAACAGGCAACAGACCCAAAAAGGCCTGCCACATAATAACAGCAATTCTCTATCTGCAAGGTGCAGAATTGCATTAGCGTGTGCTACACTTCAACCTTTCATTCTCAGGACAACTTAGGAATCAAAGCAATACTAAGtgtaaagagaaaataaaattacatagTCTTGACACACATTGTATTAATGTGCttattaacaaaataatgtcaaataattATACTTGTTTCTTTCAAGTTGACTATGAATGAAAACCATTGAGCTAATTTGGTGCCATTTACTCACATTTACAAGGATGTTTGATCATGCTCACAAACTGTAGCACTGTAGGAGTTTTCCCAACATACGGAAAATGCCATCATTACAATTCTTTTGTGGCACTTCATGTTGCAAAAACTTAACCAAGGTCTACTTATTGGAAATGGTATTACTCCCATTTGAAATAAGGAGTAGGAAGCTTCATAAATAACTTCCATTCTCCCCAATTCCGAAACAGGATTGTTCTCCTATTTTGGAGGAGTAAAATCCTAATTTTTTATGTGCAGCATTATGGCTGAATGCTGCCCTCAAGAGGACACACCACTAAACTGCCCTTCAGATGTACATGTCTGCGGTTCGTTCATTTCCTTCACTCATTGCCTGCCGTCCTTGCCTAGAATTGAAACTGTG
This genomic interval carries:
- the LOC118782910 gene encoding von Willebrand factor A domain-containing protein 5A-like, with the protein product MHLRAHTLTIHRLGARTLIRTLESDLRGEEEQEEEGQKNEKVEALKKKVIDLSVQSGVSSVLTAFIAVHAGSGQSVQGPLLRRNVPTVCLGAPMPMACMARSAARSQLLCDSLCDLEGEDGAIMDFACDYSLDVQEPELIAEKAPRKDPLQDLISLQKASGSWELVPELAQVFGKTEDEMTRQMPVQVDGAVWATVLALLWLYGFRLEDQEEWQFVAMKAASWIRAKTGCSASQCVQAGNTLLGCQVQEGTLGL